One genomic region from Leifsonia sp. Root1293 encodes:
- the hisF gene encoding imidazole glycerol phosphate synthase subunit HisF — MSLSVRVIPCLDVADGRVVKGVNFLNLRDAGDPVELARTYYEQGADEITFLDVTATVDDRSTTYDIVERTAEQVFIPLTVGGGVRSADDVARLLACGADKIGVNSAAIRRPELIGEIADRFGAQVLVLSLDVKRSPSTPSGFVVTTHGGRTETTLDALDWARRAIELGAGELLVNSIDADGTKAGFDLELVRAMRAVSSVPVIASGGAGAIEHFAPAIGAGADAVLAASVFHDGLLTIGQVKQELAREGAVVRA, encoded by the coding sequence CAACCTGCGCGACGCCGGCGACCCGGTCGAACTCGCCCGCACCTACTACGAACAGGGCGCGGACGAGATCACCTTCCTCGACGTCACGGCCACGGTCGACGACCGCTCGACCACCTACGACATCGTCGAGCGCACGGCCGAGCAGGTCTTCATCCCGCTCACCGTCGGCGGCGGCGTGCGCAGCGCCGACGACGTGGCGCGTCTCCTGGCGTGCGGCGCCGACAAGATCGGCGTGAACAGTGCGGCCATCCGTCGTCCGGAGCTCATCGGCGAGATCGCCGATCGCTTCGGAGCCCAGGTCCTCGTGCTGTCGCTCGACGTGAAGCGCAGTCCGTCCACGCCGTCGGGCTTCGTCGTGACGACTCACGGCGGTCGCACCGAGACGACCCTCGACGCCCTCGATTGGGCCAGGCGGGCCATCGAGCTGGGCGCCGGTGAGCTGCTGGTCAACTCCATCGATGCCGACGGAACCAAGGCCGGGTTCGATCTGGAGCTGGTGCGCGCCATGCGCGCGGTCAGCAGTGTTCCGGTCATCGCATCGGGCGGGGCCGGCGCCATCGAGCACTTCGCCCCGGCCATCGGGGCAGGGGCGGATGCCGTGCTCGCCGCGAGCGTCTTCCACGACGGGCTGCTCACCATCGGCCAGGTCAAGCAGGAACTCGCACGAGAGGGAGCGGTGGTCCGCGCATGA